Proteins from one Chroococcidiopsis sp. CCMEE 29 genomic window:
- a CDS encoding dodecin family protein: MSVAKVIEIVSNSEKSFDDAIQQGLAEAAHSLRGISGIEIVNWTADVENNQITRYKVTMHVAFKVEHNTTA, encoded by the coding sequence ATGTCAGTTGCTAAAGTTATTGAGATTGTGTCAAATTCTGAAAAAAGCTTTGATGACGCAATCCAACAGGGTTTAGCAGAGGCGGCGCATTCACTGCGAGGCATTAGCGGGATTGAGATCGTCAACTGGACTGCTGATGTCGAGAACAATCAGATTACGCGCTACAAGGTGACAATGCACGTTGCTTTTAAGGTTGAGCATAATACGACCGCCTAG
- a CDS encoding heavy metal translocating P-type ATPase, whose protein sequence is MHILTISNTRLAQLKEHPDMLAAVLCGLLLFLGWLAMNLGLLSLALLILPAAYVIGGYESTREGLTTLFQEKELDVDLLMIVAALGAAGLGLWRREYYLLIDGAVLILIFAISGALEGYAMQRTERNIRSLMSLTSDTARLLLNGQEQVVPMTQLQLGDQVLVKPGELIPTDGLIIAGHSTLNQAPITGESLPVEKAVGDEVFAGTINGNGALTLRVHKPPESSLIQRVLRLVEQAKSEAPPSQQFIERFERYYARVIVLIGLVLIILPPLLWGWNWETTIYRALVFLVVASPCALMAAIMPTLLSGIANGARQGILFKSGTQLETIGRVRAIAFDKTGTLTTGELQVVKILPVTGQSENFVLQVAAALEVFSEHPVGAAIVRAAQQQQLELPNAIAVQAQTGLGIVGEVDRQQVLVGKATFIRQQIESVPAELSKWSDRLEESGKTVVWVAYTSQVLGLIAVADTVRLEARSIVARLTRLGIEEMVMLTGDNWRTAQRIAQETGVNQVYAELLPEDKVKVIRNLQQKYKTVAMVGDGINDAPALAQASIGIAMGAAGSDVALETADVVLMADRLEKLEQAIRIGRRSQSIVKQNIVFALGSVLLLLLANFAGNITMPLGVIGHEGSTVIVTLSGLRLLRN, encoded by the coding sequence ATGCATATCCTTACCATCTCAAACACCCGCTTAGCGCAACTGAAGGAGCATCCAGATATGCTGGCAGCTGTTCTGTGTGGGCTACTTTTATTCCTGGGATGGTTGGCAATGAATTTAGGGTTGCTCAGTCTTGCCCTGTTGATTCTACCAGCAGCGTATGTAATTGGCGGGTATGAAAGCACCCGCGAGGGACTGACAACTCTATTTCAAGAGAAAGAACTGGATGTAGACCTACTGATGATTGTAGCCGCTTTAGGCGCAGCGGGTCTGGGGTTGTGGCGACGGGAGTACTATCTGCTGATTGATGGCGCTGTTCTGATCCTAATTTTTGCCATTAGTGGAGCCTTAGAAGGGTATGCAATGCAGCGAACTGAGCGGAATATCCGCAGCCTGATGAGCCTGACTTCAGATACAGCCAGGTTGCTACTAAACGGACAAGAGCAGGTTGTTCCCATGACTCAGTTGCAACTTGGAGATCAAGTATTAGTCAAGCCTGGAGAACTGATTCCTACAGATGGATTGATCATTGCAGGTCACAGCACGCTCAACCAAGCACCAATTACTGGAGAGTCCCTGCCAGTTGAGAAAGCAGTGGGGGATGAAGTTTTTGCTGGCACAATTAATGGCAATGGAGCCTTGACATTACGGGTACATAAACCACCGGAAAGCAGCTTAATTCAGCGAGTGCTGCGGCTGGTAGAGCAAGCAAAATCAGAGGCTCCTCCCTCGCAACAGTTTATTGAAAGATTCGAGCGGTACTATGCGCGAGTGATTGTCCTGATAGGATTAGTGCTGATAATTCTGCCGCCGTTGCTCTGGGGTTGGAACTGGGAGACTACCATTTATCGCGCTCTGGTATTTCTAGTTGTAGCCTCTCCTTGTGCGCTAATGGCAGCAATTATGCCTACACTACTATCTGGAATCGCCAATGGAGCGCGGCAGGGTATTTTATTTAAGAGTGGCACCCAGCTAGAAACGATTGGTCGAGTTAGGGCGATCGCTTTCGACAAAACTGGTACTTTAACCACAGGTGAACTTCAAGTGGTGAAGATCCTGCCAGTCACCGGACAGTCTGAAAATTTCGTCCTTCAGGTTGCTGCTGCGCTCGAAGTGTTTTCGGAACACCCGGTGGGAGCAGCGATTGTCCGTGCTGCCCAACAACAGCAATTAGAATTGCCCAATGCTATAGCGGTGCAAGCACAAACTGGACTAGGTATTGTGGGAGAAGTTGATCGTCAGCAAGTATTAGTAGGCAAAGCAACGTTTATTCGCCAGCAGATAGAGAGCGTTCCTGCCGAATTATCTAAGTGGAGCGATCGCCTGGAGGAGTCAGGCAAAACGGTTGTGTGGGTAGCCTATACAAGTCAAGTTTTGGGATTAATTGCAGTTGCAGATACTGTGCGGCTAGAAGCACGATCAATAGTCGCCAGACTCACAAGATTAGGCATTGAAGAGATGGTCATGCTTACAGGTGACAACTGGCGGACAGCTCAGAGGATTGCTCAAGAAACTGGCGTAAATCAGGTATATGCTGAACTGTTACCGGAGGATAAGGTTAAGGTAATTCGGAACCTACAGCAAAAGTACAAAACAGTAGCAATGGTAGGAGACGGGATCAACGATGCACCTGCTCTAGCTCAAGCATCCATTGGTATTGCGATGGGAGCTGCTGGTAGTGACGTAGCACTGGAAACAGCAGATGTAGTTTTGATGGCAGATCGCCTAGAAAAACTAGAACAGGCGATTCGCATCGGTCGTCGCTCTCAAAGCATTGTTAAACAAAACATCGTGTTTGCACTCGGTAGCGTTCTCCTGCTATTGCTGGCTAATTTTGCTGGTAATATAACCATGCCCTTAGGCGTGATTGGACATGAGGGGTCTACAGTCATCGTTACCTTGAGTGGTCTACGGTTACTCAGAAATTAG
- a CDS encoding erythromycin esterase family protein — MNKLTNALHQVAHPLTGAAVDYDPLMELIGDSRLVLLGEASHGTHEFYAARAQITQRLIKEKGFTAVAVEADWPDAYRINRYVRGIGDGGTSIDALAGFQRFPTWMWRNADVLDFVGWLRAYNDALPQNAPKVGFYGLDLYSMHASIQAVIGYLDQVDPEAASRARYRYSCFEHFGEDTQSYGYATSFGLSSSCEEEVVKQLMELQRRTDEYAQRDDHLAEDEFFYAEQNAQLVKNAEEYYRSMFRGRVSSWNVRDRHMAETLDRLIAHLEQQGGHTKVVVWAHNSHLGDARATDMGEQGELNVGQLVRERYDDDAVLVGFSTYTGTVTAASNWDAPAERKHVRPALPDSYEALFHNTGLSRFLLTLHGDNEAIVGLREPRLERAIGVIYRPETERLSHYFYATLPDQFDVVIHFDQTRAVEPLERTALWNADEVPDTFPSGL; from the coding sequence ATGAACAAGCTGACCAATGCGCTGCATCAGGTTGCCCACCCACTTACAGGTGCAGCCGTAGACTACGACCCATTGATGGAGCTAATCGGCGACTCCCGCCTTGTCTTACTTGGTGAAGCATCTCACGGTACACACGAGTTCTATGCGGCAAGGGCACAAATTACACAGCGGCTAATCAAAGAGAAAGGATTTACCGCTGTCGCAGTCGAAGCTGATTGGCCAGATGCATACCGCATCAATCGCTACGTGCGTGGGATTGGTGACGGTGGCACTAGTATCGATGCTCTTGCGGGCTTTCAGCGTTTCCCGACGTGGATGTGGCGTAACGCTGATGTGCTCGACTTCGTTGGCTGGCTGCGTGCCTACAATGATGCCTTACCTCAAAATGCACCCAAGGTTGGCTTTTATGGTCTTGACCTCTACAGCATGCATGCCTCAATTCAGGCAGTCATTGGCTATCTCGACCAGGTTGATCCGGAGGCAGCATCGCGGGCGCGCTATCGCTACTCGTGCTTTGAGCACTTTGGTGAAGACACTCAATCCTATGGCTATGCTACCAGCTTTGGTCTGTCGTCATCCTGCGAGGAAGAGGTGGTTAAACAACTGATGGAATTGCAACGCCGGACAGATGAGTATGCACAAAGGGATGATCATCTAGCAGAAGACGAGTTTTTCTATGCTGAACAGAACGCGCAGTTAGTGAAGAACGCAGAGGAGTATTATCGCTCTATGTTTCGCGGTCGGGTGTCTTCGTGGAATGTGCGCGATCGCCACATGGCTGAGACGCTTGATCGGCTCATTGCCCATCTAGAGCAACAGGGAGGGCACACCAAGGTTGTCGTCTGGGCGCATAACTCCCATCTCGGTGATGCACGGGCGACTGATATGGGCGAGCAGGGTGAACTAAATGTTGGGCAGTTGGTGCGCGAAAGATACGATGATGATGCAGTTCTTGTCGGGTTCAGCACCTACACTGGTACTGTTACCGCTGCCTCAAACTGGGATGCACCTGCAGAGCGCAAGCATGTCCGTCCGGCGCTACCAGATAGTTATGAAGCACTATTCCATAACACAGGTTTGTCGCGCTTCCTACTAACCCTGCATGGCGACAATGAAGCAATCGTAGGTTTGCGTGAACCACGCCTAGAGCGGGCGATCGGTGTTATATATCGACCTGAAACAGAGCGTCTCAGCCACTACTTCTATGCCACATTACCCGATCAATTCGATGTGGTAATCCATTTTGATCAGACAAGGGCAGTAGAGCCACTAGAGCGTACTGCCCTATGGAATGCAGATGAAGTGCCGGATACATTCCCCTCGGGGCTCTAG
- a CDS encoding AIR synthase-related protein — MLLETSGCGAVLNLDKVPCPDVLPLERWLICFPSYGFLLSIRPGKAAAVRSYFRQRNLVCEIVGEVQPTQKLILRSQNESVVFWDLSQQSLTGFTIGMKP, encoded by the coding sequence ATGCTGCTGGAAACCTCTGGCTGTGGCGCAGTCTTGAATTTGGACAAAGTGCCTTGCCCAGATGTTCTACCTTTGGAACGCTGGCTGATTTGCTTTCCCAGCTACGGTTTCCTCCTCAGCATTCGCCCTGGGAAAGCAGCGGCTGTCCGGTCCTACTTCCGTCAGCGAAACTTGGTCTGTGAAATTGTTGGGGAGGTTCAACCGACTCAGAAACTCATCCTCAGATCCCAAAATGAATCCGTCGTGTTCTGGGATTTGTCTCAGCAGAGTTTGACTGGCTTTACAATCGGGATGAAACCATGA
- a CDS encoding precorrin-8X methylmutase → MANQLLTIKELTEAVGSGITPRMVRHYHQLGLLPPAQRSTGNYRLYTESDIQRLKRIMALKQQGFQLSHVQKLLDLTPAENAAQTLTSQLQQQYGAVIQQLARLRQTAAALEGLLGRDRHCQTIQAEAIAQLRLLEVETKDGLGELEKLWHDLDGAVHSHPEAFQESLQQLLPDLSDRSEIESDLLSKLVLASGDVSLVSFVRLSSRAIAVARDVLKAGCQVVGDVPAVVAALDQTRLTHLGCSVKTLIDDPHITSAAEAEQEFWQHHQWKQQLQQLPVGCVLVVGYAPSVLMSVCEAIENCQVQPALIIGMPIGFSHAPAAKRQLMRSGIPYITIEGTLGGGLLAAVALNAIADSLLEKPDCHCYLQKTKSNLN, encoded by the coding sequence ATGGCAAATCAGCTGTTAACAATTAAGGAACTGACTGAGGCTGTAGGCAGCGGCATTACTCCCAGGATGGTGCGGCATTACCACCAACTGGGCTTATTACCTCCAGCTCAACGCTCAACCGGCAACTATCGGCTCTACACCGAGAGTGATATCCAAAGGCTAAAACGGATTATGGCGCTGAAGCAGCAGGGATTTCAGCTCTCCCACGTGCAAAAATTACTCGACCTCACTCCAGCAGAGAATGCTGCTCAAACACTGACGTCTCAGTTACAGCAGCAATACGGAGCAGTGATTCAACAGCTGGCGCGGCTGCGACAAACGGCAGCGGCTTTGGAAGGGTTACTCGGGCGCGATCGCCACTGTCAAACCATCCAAGCAGAAGCGATCGCTCAGCTACGGCTATTAGAAGTTGAAACCAAAGACGGGCTAGGAGAACTGGAAAAGCTATGGCATGACCTAGATGGGGCAGTTCATTCTCATCCGGAAGCGTTCCAAGAATCGTTACAACAGCTATTGCCGGACCTCTCTGACCGCTCAGAGATTGAATCAGACTTGCTCTCGAAGCTAGTATTAGCTAGTGGCGATGTCAGCCTGGTGTCGTTTGTGCGCTTGAGTTCACGTGCAATTGCAGTAGCCCGTGACGTGCTCAAAGCTGGGTGCCAGGTTGTAGGAGATGTGCCAGCAGTTGTTGCCGCTCTCGATCAAACCCGTTTAACACATTTGGGTTGTTCAGTCAAGACTTTGATTGATGACCCCCACATCACCAGTGCCGCTGAAGCAGAACAGGAATTCTGGCAGCATCATCAGTGGAAACAACAACTGCAACAGTTGCCAGTTGGCTGTGTACTAGTAGTAGGATATGCTCCTTCTGTTCTGATGTCAGTTTGTGAAGCAATAGAGAACTGTCAGGTGCAACCCGCCTTAATCATTGGAATGCCAATTGGCTTCAGCCATGCCCCAGCTGCCAAACGGCAGTTAATGCGCTCAGGTATCCCTTACATCACAATTGAGGGAACTTTGGGAGGTGGACTTTTAGCCGCTGTTGCCCTGAATGCGATCGCCGATTCTTTGTTAGAGAAGCCAGACTGTCATTGCTATCTGCAAAAAACTAAGAGCAACCTCAATTAA
- a CDS encoding MSMEG_0570 family nitrogen starvation response protein → MPEICFQIQWPNGSEETCYSPSSVVKDYFMPDSEYALDDFVERSHTALKIASDRVLAKYGMPCSRALGQLQRIEATAAQYSHLSQPKVRFIQFLE, encoded by the coding sequence ATGCCGGAAATTTGCTTTCAAATCCAATGGCCTAATGGCTCTGAGGAAACCTGTTATTCCCCATCATCGGTGGTTAAAGACTATTTCATGCCCGACAGCGAGTATGCTCTTGACGACTTTGTAGAACGATCGCATACAGCGCTCAAGATTGCCAGCGATCGCGTCCTTGCCAAATACGGGATGCCCTGCAGTCGAGCCTTGGGGCAACTCCAACGCATTGAGGCGACGGCAGCTCAATACAGCCATCTGTCTCAACCAAAAGTTCGATTCATCCAATTCCTTGAGTGA
- a CDS encoding thiamine-binding protein, with protein MSVELSIIPLGGDTHLSTEIAEILKLIDESGLPYQLTPSGKCIEDEWWIKLCP; from the coding sequence ATGTCGGTTGAACTAAGCATTATTCCGCTAGGAGGGGATACGCACCTCAGTACAGAGATTGCAGAGATACTCAAACTAATAGATGAGTCGGGATTACCTTATCAGTTAACGCCATCGGGAAAATGCATTGAAGACGAGTGGTGGATAAAGTTATGCCCCTGA